One genomic segment of Candidatus Kryptonium sp. includes these proteins:
- the tgt gene encoding tRNA guanosine(34) transglycosylase Tgt translates to MFRFELVAVDTKSSARAGLIYTDHGVVETPVFMPVGTQGTVKAVEQRELIEIGAKLILGNTYHLYLRPGTDVILKAGGLHRFISWERGILTDSGGFQIFSLAQFRKISKDGVKFQSHIDGSYHFFTPESVVEIQRILGSDIMMCLDECTPYPCDYDYALKSNQLTIEWAKRAREKFDKTQPLYGHSQAIFGIVQGSVYPEIRANSVEELLKLDFHGYAIGGLAVGEPVDIMYQITEFTASLLPWDKPRYLMGVGTPENILESISRGVDMFDCVIPTRNGRNATLYTRNGKFSIKNSIYKDDFTPVDPECDCYTCKNFTRAYLRHLFNADEILALQLASIHNLAFYLWLVKEARNHIIKGDFFEWKESLIKRMREGVKVEK, encoded by the coding sequence GTGTTTAGATTTGAACTCGTAGCAGTTGATACGAAAAGTTCCGCACGCGCTGGGTTGATCTACACCGATCATGGTGTCGTTGAGACGCCAGTTTTCATGCCTGTCGGCACTCAAGGAACTGTTAAGGCAGTTGAACAGAGAGAATTGATTGAAATAGGTGCGAAGTTAATACTTGGAAACACATACCATCTTTATTTAAGACCTGGAACTGATGTTATCCTTAAAGCTGGAGGATTACATAGGTTTATAAGCTGGGAAAGAGGAATTTTAACTGATAGTGGAGGATTTCAAATTTTTAGTCTGGCTCAGTTCAGAAAAATTTCAAAGGATGGGGTGAAATTTCAATCTCATATTGATGGTTCGTATCATTTTTTTACTCCTGAAAGCGTTGTTGAGATTCAACGAATACTTGGTTCAGATATAATGATGTGTCTTGACGAGTGCACACCTTATCCGTGTGATTACGATTATGCCTTAAAATCAAATCAACTAACAATTGAATGGGCAAAAAGAGCAAGAGAAAAATTTGACAAAACGCAACCACTTTATGGACATAGTCAGGCAATCTTTGGGATCGTTCAAGGAAGTGTCTATCCAGAAATAAGAGCTAATAGTGTTGAAGAACTTTTAAAACTTGATTTTCATGGTTATGCTATAGGTGGGCTTGCGGTTGGTGAACCTGTTGATATAATGTATCAGATAACTGAGTTTACAGCTTCGCTTTTACCTTGGGATAAACCGAGATATCTTATGGGCGTGGGAACGCCTGAAAACATACTTGAGTCAATCTCTCGGGGGGTTGATATGTTTGATTGCGTGATACCGACGCGAAATGGAAGAAATGCAACACTTTACACAAGGAATGGGAAATTCAGCATAAAAAACTCAATTTACAAAGACGACTTCACGCCTGTTGATCCTGAATGCGATTGTTATACTTGCAAAAACTTCACGAGAGCCTACCTCCGTCATCTTTTTAACGCTGATGAAATACTTGCGCTTCAACTTGCCTCAATTCATAACCTTGCTTTTTATCTTTGGCTCGTCAAGGAAGCAAGAAATCATATCATAAAAGGGGATTTTTTTGAGTGGAAAGAAAGCCTAATCAAGCGAATGCGTGAAGGTGTAAAAGTTGAAAAATAA
- a CDS encoding T9SS type A sorting domain-containing protein, whose protein sequence is MKLKATALLILLILPLVLLAQPKAYIKIEGMSPYRLQQERGITNLDSISTGLSVVGTGTVVWLSGWDVSGDTTFKVASSYSWSLIGKPTGSNAVLSSTNTQWTTFVPDVKGTYQIRLVAGGDDTTITIIAADYTGVNWKDISGAALNCATCHKSATPEIYSKWKSSKHATMFERAMNGQVVPTVWTPERCGRCHTTGYNTMANNKGYDDVARQVGFDWSQWRPPRPGLYDSLLTTDKKGLSLVATIGCESCHGPYNPSHFGAGTQPETMSSEVCAQCHNQPWRYNEYVQWEYSGHSRGPWSTTFRTSPAGPIQPGQYNLNACVRCHDGAAFVSFVRNESFDNRAATGYSRIKLTSITCQTCHDPHSGELREAPVSADTLGNGFNYSQINLGKGKICFNCHKYRRGALTYVNTTALSGTWGPHYRGAADVYLGQNGYTWGETVPSSVAHRLIENSCVGCHMSATPDTGHVARDKIGGHTWKMTYIAPDGKRYDNITGCVQCHTGITKFDDIMAGYDYDMDGTLEPFTKEVEGLTEMLARALPPRGQPTVDWAQIRTDPDSVRLKQAFWNYLYVYRDRSYGIHNPKYVVRLLQLSISKLTGIEFPTPDMPVKFELYQNYPNPFNPSTKIGFALPKDARVKLEVFNALGERIAVLKDEYMRAGVHTVEFNARGLASGVYFYRLTADDFVATKKMLLIK, encoded by the coding sequence ATGAAACTAAAAGCAACGGCTTTATTAATTCTTTTGATTTTACCACTCGTTCTTTTAGCTCAACCAAAGGCGTATATCAAAATTGAAGGTATGTCTCCATATCGCCTCCAGCAGGAAAGGGGCATTACAAATCTTGATTCCATATCAACTGGGCTTTCCGTTGTTGGTACTGGAACTGTGGTATGGCTTTCTGGATGGGATGTTTCTGGAGATACTACTTTTAAAGTAGCGTCATCATATTCGTGGTCGCTTATAGGCAAACCAACAGGTTCTAATGCTGTTCTTTCAAGCACAAATACGCAATGGACAACTTTCGTGCCCGATGTTAAAGGAACATATCAAATAAGACTTGTAGCGGGTGGAGATGACACAACAATCACAATTATAGCAGCTGACTATACTGGGGTTAATTGGAAAGATATTTCTGGAGCAGCTCTTAACTGTGCAACCTGCCATAAGAGCGCAACTCCTGAAATTTACTCAAAGTGGAAGTCATCAAAGCATGCGACTATGTTTGAGCGTGCAATGAATGGTCAGGTTGTCCCGACTGTTTGGACTCCAGAAAGATGTGGAAGATGTCATACAACTGGCTATAATACCATGGCAAATAACAAAGGGTATGATGATGTCGCAAGACAAGTTGGATTTGACTGGAGTCAATGGAGACCACCAAGGCCAGGTTTATATGATTCATTACTAACAACTGATAAAAAAGGATTGAGCTTAGTTGCGACAATCGGTTGCGAAAGCTGTCATGGTCCGTATAATCCATCTCACTTTGGAGCAGGAACTCAGCCTGAAACGATGAGTTCGGAAGTTTGTGCACAATGTCACAATCAACCATGGAGATATAATGAGTATGTCCAGTGGGAATATTCAGGACACTCACGTGGACCATGGTCAACTACATTTAGAACTTCACCTGCTGGACCAATTCAACCAGGACAATACAATCTTAACGCTTGTGTCCGTTGCCATGATGGCGCTGCGTTTGTAAGTTTTGTCAGAAACGAATCTTTTGATAACAGAGCAGCAACAGGTTATAGCAGAATTAAACTCACATCTATAACTTGCCAAACCTGCCACGATCCACACTCAGGTGAATTAAGAGAAGCTCCAGTATCAGCAGACACGCTTGGTAACGGATTTAATTATTCGCAAATTAACCTTGGTAAAGGAAAGATTTGCTTTAATTGCCACAAATATCGCAGAGGCGCATTAACTTATGTTAATACAACAGCTTTAAGTGGCACTTGGGGTCCACACTACAGGGGTGCAGCAGATGTTTACCTTGGTCAAAATGGTTATACTTGGGGTGAAACAGTTCCAAGCAGTGTTGCTCACCGTCTCATTGAAAATTCTTGTGTCGGTTGCCATATGTCAGCAACCCCAGACACAGGACATGTTGCAAGAGATAAAATTGGTGGACATACTTGGAAAATGACATATATAGCTCCTGATGGTAAAAGATATGATAACATTACTGGATGTGTGCAATGCCACACTGGAATCACGAAATTTGATGATATCATGGCAGGTTATGATTATGATATGGATGGTACGCTTGAACCATTTACCAAGGAAGTTGAAGGTCTTACTGAAATGCTTGCAAGAGCACTTCCGCCAAGAGGACAACCTACGGTTGATTGGGCACAGATAAGAACTGATCCCGACTCCGTTAGACTGAAGCAAGCTTTCTGGAACTATTTGTATGTCTATAGAGATAGAAGCTATGGTATCCACAATCCGAAGTATGTCGTGAGATTATTACAACTTTCAATAAGCAAATTAACAGGCATTGAATTCCCAACACCAGATATGCCTGTTAAGTTTGAACTATATCAAAACTATCCAAACCCATTCAACCCAAGCACAAAGATTGGATTTGCTTTGCCGAAAGATGCGAGAGTTAAACTTGAAGTATTTAATGCTCTTGGTGAAAGAATCGCTGTCTTGAAAGATGAATACATGAGGGCTGGTGTTCATACCGTTGAATTCAACGCGAGAGGACTTGCAAGTGGAGTTTACTTCTATAGATTAACGGCTGATGATTTCGTCGCGACGAAGAAGATGTTGTTGATCAAGTAA
- a CDS encoding thymidine phosphorylase: MLPQEIIRRKRDGKRLTRDEILFIVNGYLNGTIPDYQMSAFLMAVYFQGMDFEETTYLTEIMLNSGQVVDLSDVPGIKVDKHSTGGVGDKVSLILAPIVASVGIPVPMISGRGLGHTGGTLDKLESIPGFRTNLSIDEYKRVISEIGLVMIGQTKEIAPADKKIYALRDVTATVESIPLISASIMSKKLAEGIDALVLDVKTGQGAFMQEYEKSLQLAQTLFTIGKNFGKKVIAFITDMNQPLGYAVGNWLEVVESIQCLRGYDVPDLMYVTYVLAGAMIMLGGKANSIEDGIKIAKKAVHSGEAYEKFIQLVKKQGGDTSYIENPEKYPLPKHSIEIKSMFDGYIYEIDALEIGLVSVMLGAGRTKVDDIIDPKAGIVLKKKVGDKVESGEQIAVFYTDRDDVIKIAKERLSKAFKIKESKPELPKLVKTIIDDAGIRNWE, translated from the coding sequence ATGCTACCTCAGGAAATCATCCGCAGAAAAAGAGATGGTAAAAGATTAACACGAGATGAAATTTTATTCATCGTTAATGGCTATTTAAATGGAACAATTCCCGATTATCAAATGTCCGCTTTTTTGATGGCGGTATATTTTCAAGGAATGGATTTTGAAGAGACAACTTATCTTACTGAAATAATGTTAAACTCTGGACAGGTTGTTGATTTATCAGATGTCCCAGGTATAAAGGTTGATAAGCATTCAACTGGCGGAGTTGGTGATAAGGTCTCGCTAATTCTTGCGCCGATTGTCGCGTCGGTAGGTATTCCTGTGCCGATGATTTCGGGTCGCGGACTTGGTCATACAGGTGGAACTCTTGACAAATTGGAGTCAATCCCTGGCTTTAGGACAAATCTTTCCATTGACGAATATAAAAGAGTTATTTCTGAAATTGGTCTTGTCATGATAGGTCAAACAAAAGAAATTGCACCTGCAGATAAGAAAATTTACGCCCTTCGTGATGTTACAGCAACTGTTGAATCAATACCTTTGATTTCAGCAAGCATAATGAGCAAAAAGCTTGCTGAAGGGATTGATGCTCTTGTCCTTGATGTGAAAACGGGGCAAGGAGCTTTCATGCAGGAATATGAAAAATCTCTTCAACTTGCGCAAACTCTCTTCACAATAGGGAAAAACTTTGGTAAAAAAGTAATTGCGTTTATAACGGATATGAACCAACCACTTGGATATGCAGTTGGAAACTGGCTTGAAGTTGTTGAATCAATTCAGTGTCTACGCGGTTATGATGTACCAGACCTGATGTATGTCACCTATGTTCTCGCTGGAGCTATGATAATGCTTGGTGGAAAAGCGAATTCTATAGAAGATGGAATAAAAATTGCTAAAAAAGCAGTTCATTCAGGCGAAGCTTATGAAAAATTTATTCAACTTGTAAAAAAACAAGGTGGAGATACAAGCTATATTGAAAATCCCGAAAAATATCCGCTTCCCAAGCATTCAATTGAAATTAAAAGCATGTTTGATGGTTATATCTATGAAATTGACGCCTTGGAAATTGGGCTGGTCTCGGTTATGCTCGGAGCTGGAAGAACAAAAGTAGATGATATTATTGATCCAAAAGCTGGGATCGTTTTAAAAAAGAAGGTCGGAGACAAAGTTGAATCTGGGGAACAAATTGCTGTTTTTTACACAGATAGAGATGATGTCATAAAAATAGCGAAGGAGCGACTTTCAAAAGCATTTAAAATTAAAGAATCAAAACCTGAGTTACCAAAGTTGGTAAAAACAATAATTGATGACGCTGGGATAAGAAATTGGGAATAA
- a CDS encoding bifunctional homocysteine S-methyltransferase/methylenetetrahydrofolate reductase: MKRSFLERLQDDRPIICDGAMGTMLDLYEYHEQPRCIHNILNPDIVARIHREYIEAGAEIIETNTFDANRFRLEFYHLQDKIKEINKSGVEIAKSVAGENVYVAGSIGPTGKLLEPLGKIKIQQVKDVFKEQAEILISSGVDLIILETFVSLNELDAAIEAVKEISNEIPIIAQKTFPEDGAILATDFPIEVVKHIKEKGVTVVGSNCTVGPQRMFSIIKAMYQDDVILSAQPAAGIPTLVDGRSVYHASPEYLATYAKQLVEAGVKIIGACCGSTPSHIKAIANAVSHLKLKRAKINIKIKESDSEKAQYINELKAQEIISEDRISEFSKKIGKKFLTTVELDIPRGLDMSSVIEGAKYLKQNGIDAVNITDGARARFRMDPVAISHLVQTKAEIETITHIACRDRNLIGLQGLLLGAWALGIKNILAITGDPAKIGDFPHATTVLDVDSIGLIKILKNMNHGLDAMGNTINEPTNFLIACATNPTSQNLDYEISRLEQKVEAGAQIVFTQPLYEMKTLELFMKKIEHLKIPVMLGILPLRSYKHAEFLHNEVPGINIPDWVREKLFLARDDAGKIGIEISAQFLKEAKSLVQGVYLLPPFKKYHIAIEILQKI; encoded by the coding sequence ATGAAAAGGTCATTTCTGGAAAGATTACAAGATGATAGACCTATAATCTGTGATGGTGCAATGGGGACAATGCTTGATCTTTATGAATACCATGAGCAACCGAGATGTATCCACAATATATTAAATCCCGATATAGTTGCAAGGATCCACCGTGAATATATTGAAGCAGGAGCGGAAATAATTGAAACAAATACATTTGATGCGAATAGGTTTCGGCTTGAGTTTTATCACCTTCAAGATAAAATTAAAGAAATTAACAAATCTGGAGTTGAAATAGCCAAGTCGGTTGCTGGGGAAAATGTATATGTTGCTGGCTCAATCGGTCCAACAGGAAAATTACTTGAACCGCTTGGAAAAATAAAAATTCAGCAGGTCAAGGATGTATTTAAAGAGCAAGCGGAAATTTTAATTTCATCAGGCGTTGATCTTATAATCCTTGAGACATTTGTTAGCTTAAACGAGCTTGATGCGGCAATTGAAGCAGTAAAAGAAATATCTAACGAAATCCCAATCATTGCGCAGAAGACATTTCCAGAAGATGGGGCAATCCTTGCGACAGATTTCCCGATTGAGGTCGTAAAACACATAAAAGAAAAAGGTGTAACAGTTGTTGGTTCAAACTGCACGGTTGGACCGCAGAGGATGTTTTCAATTATAAAAGCAATGTATCAAGATGATGTAATTCTTTCTGCTCAACCTGCTGCGGGAATTCCAACTCTCGTTGATGGACGCTCCGTTTATCATGCAAGTCCCGAATACCTTGCAACCTACGCCAAGCAACTCGTTGAAGCTGGAGTTAAAATAATCGGTGCTTGTTGCGGTTCAACACCTTCACATATCAAAGCAATTGCGAATGCAGTAAGCCATTTAAAATTGAAAAGAGCAAAAATTAACATAAAAATAAAAGAATCTGATAGCGAGAAAGCACAATATATAAACGAGCTCAAAGCGCAAGAGATAATATCAGAAGATAGAATTTCCGAATTTTCAAAAAAGATCGGGAAAAAATTTTTAACGACTGTTGAACTTGATATCCCGCGCGGGCTTGATATGAGTTCTGTGATTGAAGGAGCGAAGTATTTAAAGCAAAATGGAATTGACGCAGTAAACATAACAGATGGAGCAAGAGCAAGATTTAGAATGGATCCTGTTGCAATATCTCATCTTGTCCAAACGAAAGCTGAAATTGAAACCATCACTCACATCGCCTGTAGAGACAGAAACTTGATCGGATTACAAGGGTTGCTTCTTGGAGCGTGGGCTCTCGGGATAAAAAACATACTTGCCATAACTGGAGATCCCGCAAAAATAGGTGATTTCCCACATGCCACAACCGTTTTAGATGTTGACTCAATTGGGCTTATAAAAATTTTGAAAAACATGAACCACGGTCTGGACGCAATGGGAAATACAATCAATGAGCCAACGAATTTTTTAATAGCATGTGCAACAAATCCAACAAGTCAAAATCTTGATTATGAAATTTCGCGACTTGAACAAAAAGTTGAGGCAGGTGCTCAAATTGTATTCACACAGCCATTATATGAAATGAAAACACTTGAACTTTTTATGAAAAAAATTGAACATTTAAAAATTCCCGTAATGCTTGGAATTTTACCTTTGAGAAGCTATAAACACGCCGAGTTTCTCCATAACGAGGTTCCTGGAATCAACATTCCAGATTGGGTTCGCGAGAAACTTTTCCTTGCCCGTGATGATGCTGGGAAAATAGGGATTGAAATCTCAGCACAATTTTTAAAAGAGGCGAAATCACTTGTTCAAGGAGTTTATCTTCTCCCACCATTTAAAAAGTATCATATAGCAATTGAAATACTCCAAAAAATTTAA
- a CDS encoding HisA/HisF-related TIM barrel protein, translated as MILVIPTIEIKSGKCARIIQGLPESPKSYPDDPVEVAKIWRKENAKTLYVVDTDAKISGKLQNLETIKKIVDAVDIPIMLSGGLKDYENIKLAIDCGALRIALDAVILKTPKLLKEIVNELSSTRIALLIEAKNGYVADFNLSAIEIAKEVMEFGIERIIYHDVNEDETLNFEALKNLAEKTNIKITAEGELNGYNDLKKLMEFESWGIDSIILSKSLYYNKFPCQQLWRVIEAEVDL; from the coding sequence ATGATCCTTGTAATACCGACAATTGAAATAAAGAGTGGAAAATGTGCGCGCATCATTCAAGGATTGCCAGAAAGTCCAAAATCTTATCCAGACGATCCTGTAGAAGTTGCGAAAATATGGAGGAAGGAAAATGCGAAAACTTTATATGTCGTTGATACTGATGCAAAAATTTCTGGAAAATTGCAAAACCTTGAAACCATAAAAAAAATCGTTGATGCTGTTGATATACCAATAATGTTAAGCGGTGGCTTAAAAGACTATGAAAACATAAAACTTGCGATTGATTGCGGCGCCTTAAGAATTGCACTTGATGCCGTGATACTTAAAACCCCTAAGCTTTTAAAGGAAATTGTAAACGAATTAAGCTCAACGAGAATCGCACTGTTAATTGAAGCAAAAAATGGATATGTGGCCGATTTTAATCTAAGTGCGATAGAAATTGCAAAAGAAGTAATGGAGTTTGGAATTGAAAGGATCATTTATCATGATGTTAACGAAGATGAAACGCTAAATTTTGAGGCACTTAAAAATTTGGCTGAAAAAACCAACATAAAAATAACCGCTGAAGGTGAGTTAAATGGATACAACGATTTGAAAAAACTTATGGAGTTTGAAAGCTGGGGGATTGATTCAATTATACTTAGCAAATCACTTTACTATAATAAATTTCCCTGTCAGCAACTCTGGCGTGTGATAGAAGCGGAGGTGGATCTGTAA
- a CDS encoding carboxypeptidase regulatory-like domain-containing protein, with protein sequence MYKAIFLFLVFITSFVFGQNAILKGVVKFVGEAPKPRLISMKADRQCDALHSGKQLPAEDIVVNQNKTLKWVFVYVKEGVKGKYNPPAEPVVLDQQGCWYHPHVFGIMVGQKLEIRNSDPLLHNVHATPKKNKPFNIGQPVKGMKSYYTFTTPEIMVPFKCDVHPWMSAYAGVLDHPFYSVTNDKGEFEIKNLPPGTYIIEAWHEKLGTQTQTVTVKAGEVKTIEFTFERKK encoded by the coding sequence ATGTATAAGGCAATTTTTCTGTTTTTAGTTTTCATCACATCTTTTGTTTTCGGTCAAAACGCAATATTAAAAGGGGTAGTTAAGTTCGTCGGCGAAGCTCCAAAACCAAGGTTAATAAGTATGAAAGCCGACAGACAATGCGATGCACTTCATAGTGGCAAGCAGCTTCCAGCAGAAGATATCGTTGTTAACCAAAATAAAACATTAAAATGGGTTTTTGTGTATGTGAAGGAGGGAGTGAAAGGAAAATATAATCCACCTGCGGAGCCAGTTGTTCTTGATCAACAAGGTTGCTGGTATCATCCACATGTTTTTGGAATAATGGTTGGACAAAAGCTTGAGATAAGAAACAGCGATCCATTGCTTCATAATGTTCACGCAACACCGAAAAAGAATAAACCATTTAACATTGGACAGCCTGTAAAGGGGATGAAAAGTTATTATACTTTTACAACTCCTGAAATTATGGTTCCTTTCAAATGTGATGTTCATCCTTGGATGAGCGCATATGCGGGTGTTCTTGATCATCCGTTTTATTCGGTTACGAATGATAAAGGAGAATTTGAAATTAAAAATCTTCCGCCTGGAACATATATAATTGAAGCATGGCATGAGAAACTCGGGACGCAAACTCAAACAGTAACTGTGAAGGCGGGTGAAGTTAAAACGATTGAATTTACCTTTGAGAGAAAAAAATAA
- a CDS encoding cytochrome c oxidase subunit II has translation MFQRQSRFHGLLFIFFFVIGIIASIWVVIRNGWWLPELASDRETIDKIFVTIFIIAGILFILSELVLSYFVFKYAGEPGRKAFYLPGNTKKEILWSILPGTIVVIILEISAEFLGGASIWGKIHGEVPKDAFLVEITGEQFAWSIRYPGPDGKFGKTDPKLISYDNPLGIDISDESAKDDIVFPAGQGVMYLPLNHPVVFLIKSKDVIHSPYLPNFRVKQDAVPGMTTRTWFIPKKEGEFELACAELCGLGHYRMKLPVIVEPMEKVQEWLSQQTPAGDIYY, from the coding sequence ATGTTTCAGCGACAAAGTAGGTTTCATGGTTTGTTGTTTATATTTTTCTTCGTTATTGGTATAATTGCGAGTATATGGGTAGTTATTAGAAACGGATGGTGGCTTCCAGAGCTTGCGTCGGATAGAGAAACGATTGATAAAATTTTCGTAACTATATTTATCATTGCGGGTATTTTATTTATTTTGAGCGAACTGGTCCTCTCTTACTTCGTTTTTAAGTACGCTGGTGAGCCAGGGCGTAAGGCTTTTTACCTTCCAGGAAACACGAAAAAAGAAATTTTATGGTCAATACTTCCAGGAACAATCGTTGTTATAATTCTTGAGATAAGCGCTGAATTTCTCGGCGGAGCTTCTATATGGGGAAAAATTCATGGTGAAGTTCCCAAAGATGCGTTTCTTGTTGAAATAACAGGAGAACAGTTTGCGTGGAGCATAAGATATCCAGGACCTGACGGTAAATTTGGAAAAACAGATCCAAAACTTATTTCATACGATAATCCATTAGGCATTGATATAAGCGATGAGTCAGCTAAAGATGATATAGTTTTTCCAGCAGGTCAAGGGGTTATGTATCTACCATTGAATCATCCTGTTGTCTTCCTAATAAAATCAAAAGATGTAATTCATAGCCCTTATTTGCCGAATTTTAGAGTTAAGCAGGATGCGGTTCCAGGGATGACCACAAGAACTTGGTTTATCCCGAAAAAAGAAGGTGAATTTGAACTTGCATGTGCCGAGCTATGTGGACTTGGACATTATAGAATGAAATTACCGGTTATAGTTGAACCGATGGAGAAAGTGCAAGAATGGTTAAGTCAACAAACACCGGCGGGCGACATTTATTATTAA
- a CDS encoding cbb3-type cytochrome c oxidase subunit I, whose protein sequence is MKHEHTVAEVHHKENFITKYIFSTDHKTIAKQYLITGIAWGFIGMVLSWFMRLQLAYPNQPIPFLEKILGKWAEAGILKPEFYAALITMHGTIMVFFLLTAGLSGTFSNYLIPLQIGARDMAFPVLNMLSYWVFFAASVVMLASFFVQTGPAGAGWTMYPPLSALKNAIPGSDVGTTLWLVSMALFIVSSLLGALNYITTTLNYRTVGLSMWRLPITVWGMFITAILGLLAFPVLLAGAIMLIFDREFGTSFFVPSGLVLGGQPVQHEGGNPILWQHLFWFLGHPEVYIVLLPAVSLVGEILATNARKPLFAYKVSVASLIGIGALSMIVWGHHMYVSGMNPILGEVFVITTLAISFPTAILIFNYLVTIWRGNLRLTSAMLFALGFLGLFIPGALTGAFLATAPVDIQLHDTYFVVAHFHFTMATAATFGMFAGVYHWFPKMFGRMMNEKLGKIHFWGTFIGVYLIFFPMFFQGIAGVPRRYYSFTEYNFTSQFLGLNKFITIAAFIAGAVQILFIFNFFWSMFKGPKAEKNPWKANTLEWQTDSPPPHGNWDGELPVVYRGPYEYSPPGVEEDYVPQTVPIKADSK, encoded by the coding sequence ATGAAGCATGAACATACTGTAGCTGAAGTCCATCATAAGGAAAATTTCATAACTAAATATATATTCAGCACCGATCATAAAACAATAGCAAAGCAATATCTTATCACTGGGATTGCATGGGGATTTATAGGGATGGTTTTATCATGGTTTATGAGATTACAACTTGCTTATCCAAATCAGCCGATTCCATTTCTTGAAAAGATCCTTGGGAAATGGGCAGAAGCTGGGATTTTGAAGCCGGAGTTTTATGCTGCGCTAATAACGATGCATGGGACGATAATGGTATTTTTCTTATTAACAGCTGGCTTAAGTGGGACATTTTCAAATTATTTAATTCCATTGCAGATAGGTGCAAGAGATATGGCTTTCCCAGTTCTAAATATGCTTTCTTACTGGGTATTTTTCGCTGCTTCGGTTGTAATGTTGGCTTCTTTCTTTGTTCAAACAGGACCTGCTGGCGCTGGTTGGACAATGTATCCGCCATTAAGTGCTTTAAAAAATGCTATTCCTGGTTCTGATGTTGGGACGACTCTTTGGCTTGTGAGTATGGCTTTATTTATTGTTTCGTCTTTGCTTGGTGCTTTGAATTATATTACAACTACATTGAACTATAGAACTGTTGGACTGTCTATGTGGCGATTGCCTATAACGGTTTGGGGTATGTTTATAACTGCAATTTTGGGGTTGCTTGCTTTCCCAGTTTTGCTTGCAGGCGCGATAATGTTGATTTTTGATCGTGAATTTGGGACGAGCTTTTTTGTCCCAAGTGGACTTGTTCTCGGTGGACAACCGGTTCAACATGAGGGCGGAAATCCAATTTTATGGCAACATCTTTTCTGGTTTTTAGGACATCCGGAAGTTTACATTGTTTTGCTTCCCGCAGTTTCACTTGTTGGTGAAATCTTGGCAACAAATGCAAGAAAACCGCTTTTCGCATATAAAGTTTCAGTTGCCTCTCTGATTGGCATTGGTGCTTTGAGCATGATCGTTTGGGGGCATCATATGTATGTAAGTGGTATGAATCCAATCCTTGGTGAAGTTTTTGTCATAACTACGCTTGCGATATCTTTCCCAACGGCAATTCTTATATTTAATTATCTTGTGACAATATGGCGTGGAAATTTGCGGTTAACATCTGCGATGTTGTTTGCGCTTGGTTTTCTTGGTTTGTTTATTCCTGGTGCTTTGACAGGTGCTTTTCTTGCAACTGCACCTGTTGATATTCAACTTCATGATACTTATTTCGTCGTTGCTCATTTTCATTTCACAATGGCAACAGCTGCTACATTTGGTATGTTTGCAGGGGTTTATCATTGGTTTCCTAAAATGTTTGGGCGAATGATGAATGAAAAACTTGGTAAGATTCATTTCTGGGGCACATTTATAGGTGTGTATCTTATTTTCTTCCCGATGTTCTTCCAAGGTATAGCTGGGGTTCCGAGAAGATATTACTCATTCACTGAATATAATTTCACATCTCAATTTTTAGGCTTGAATAAATTCATTACAATTGCAGCTTTTATCGCTGGTGCAGTGCAAATTCTCTTCATTTTCAATTTCTTCTGGAGCATGTTTAAGGGTCCAAAAGCAGAAAAAAATCCGTGGAAAGCTAATACGCTTGAATGGCAAACCGATTCACCACCTCCCCACGGCAATTGGGATGGTGAACTTCCAGTTGTTTATCGTGGACCTTATGAATATAGTCCTCCTGGCGTTGAGGAAGACTATGTGCCTCAGACAGTTCCAATTAAGGCGGATTCCAAATGA